In Saccharothrix violaceirubra, the following are encoded in one genomic region:
- a CDS encoding ParA family protein — translation MHTVAVLSLKGGVGKTTVALGLASAALRRGVRTLVVDLDPQCNATSTLEPEDTPASVYDVLREPTAANLRDAIAPSGWGESVDVLAGSEDAESLNHPDPGESRLNRLRDALRLLQDQEEPYQLVLLDCPPSLGQLTRSALVAADRALLVTEPTMFAVAGVQRAFEAVQAEREHNPDLQPLGVVVNRVRPRSHEHQFRIDELRDIFGPLVMPVALPDRLAVQQAQGACMPIHEWGTPGAREVALAFNLVLARILRMSRSRRRAVHRDFDDEEIQEAVEA, via the coding sequence GTGCATACGGTCGCGGTGCTCAGCCTCAAGGGTGGTGTCGGTAAGACGACGGTCGCGCTCGGACTCGCGTCGGCAGCGCTCCGACGCGGTGTCCGTACGCTGGTCGTCGACCTCGATCCGCAGTGCAACGCCACCTCGACGCTGGAACCCGAGGACACGCCGGCCAGCGTCTACGACGTGCTGCGGGAGCCGACCGCGGCGAACCTGCGCGACGCGATCGCGCCGAGCGGCTGGGGTGAGAGCGTCGACGTGCTCGCCGGGTCCGAGGACGCCGAATCGCTCAACCACCCCGATCCGGGCGAGTCACGGCTGAACCGGCTGCGGGACGCGTTGCGGCTGCTCCAGGACCAGGAGGAGCCTTACCAGCTGGTCCTGCTGGATTGTCCGCCTTCACTGGGCCAGCTGACCCGGTCCGCGCTCGTGGCGGCCGACCGCGCACTGCTGGTCACCGAGCCGACGATGTTCGCCGTCGCCGGCGTGCAACGGGCGTTCGAGGCGGTGCAGGCCGAGCGCGAGCACAACCCGGACCTCCAGCCGCTCGGCGTCGTGGTCAACCGCGTCCGGCCGCGGTCGCACGAGCACCAGTTCCGCATCGACGAGTTGCGCGACATCTTCGGTCCACTGGTCATGCCGGTGGCGCTGCCCGACCGGTTGGCGGTGCAGCAGGCGCAGGGCGCGTGCATGCCGATCCACGAGTGGGGTACACCGGGTGCGCGTGAGGTCGCGCTGGCGTTCAACCTCGTGCTCGCCCGGATTCTCCGGATGAGTCGGAGCAGGCGACGTGCCGTGCACCGCGACTTCGACGACGAGGAGATCCAGGAAGCAGTGGAGGCGTGA
- a CDS encoding quinone-dependent dihydroorotate dehydrogenase — protein sequence MVYKSMVRNTLFRMHGGDAERVHETTLGLLSSVSPLARVVRRRPTNPRTVFGVRFPNPVGLAAGLDKNGRALPAWSALGFGFVEVGTVTRYAQPGNPRPRLFRLRDTEAIINRMGFNNDGAQRLADRLDRLGPLAVPLGISLGKSKVTPVEEAVDDYRASLRALYRHGDYFAVNISSPNTPGLRSLQDRTALTELLGALTTTADELAGGTPRKPILVKIAPDLSDDAIGELLEVCDAYDVAGLIATNTTLSRDGLAPADRHLAGEAGGLSGRPLAVRAREVVRFVSRETGGRLPIIGVGGISSADDAKAMLDAGASLLQLYTAFIFEGPGLVSRINRAIR from the coding sequence GTGGTCTACAAGAGCATGGTTCGCAATACGTTGTTCCGGATGCACGGCGGCGACGCGGAACGCGTGCACGAAACCACTCTCGGACTGCTCTCGTCGGTGAGCCCGCTCGCACGCGTGGTCCGGCGGCGGCCGACGAACCCGCGCACGGTCTTCGGCGTCAGGTTCCCCAACCCCGTCGGCCTGGCCGCCGGATTGGACAAGAACGGCCGCGCACTGCCGGCGTGGAGCGCTCTCGGCTTCGGATTCGTCGAGGTCGGCACGGTCACGCGGTACGCGCAGCCGGGCAACCCGCGACCGCGCCTGTTCCGCCTGCGCGACACCGAAGCGATCATCAACCGGATGGGCTTCAACAACGACGGCGCGCAACGACTCGCCGACCGCCTGGACCGGTTGGGCCCGCTGGCCGTGCCACTGGGCATCAGCCTGGGGAAGTCCAAGGTCACGCCGGTCGAGGAAGCCGTGGACGACTACCGCGCGTCGTTGCGCGCGCTGTACCGGCACGGTGACTACTTCGCGGTCAACATCAGCTCGCCGAACACGCCCGGCCTGCGCAGTCTCCAGGACCGGACCGCGCTCACCGAACTGCTCGGTGCGCTCACCACGACGGCCGACGAACTCGCCGGCGGCACGCCGCGCAAGCCGATCCTCGTGAAGATCGCACCGGACCTGTCCGACGACGCGATCGGCGAACTGCTCGAGGTATGTGACGCGTACGACGTCGCCGGTCTGATCGCGACGAACACGACGTTGTCGCGTGACGGCCTCGCACCTGCCGACCGTCACCTCGCCGGGGAAGCGGGCGGGTTGAGCGGACGTCCACTGGCCGTGCGCGCCCGCGAGGTCGTGCGCTTCGTCAGCCGGGAGACCGGGGGCAGGTTGCCAATCATCGGGGTCGGCGGCATCTCGTCGGCCGACGACGCCAAGGCCATGCTCGACGCGGGAGCGAGCCTGCTCCAGCTCTACACCGCGTTCATCTTCGAAGGACCCGGCCTGGTCTCCCGGATCAACCGCGCGATCCGCTGA
- a CDS encoding LysE family translocator: MSTTALVAFAVAALLLTITPGLDTMMLLRMVLGGGRRAGVVGGFGTTLGCVVWGAASIAGLTALLIASRFAYEVVRYAGAAYLLWLGGSALYKSVRRRQLDEPVEVERTTPTRALRIGFITNLLNPKIGVFYLSLLPQFLPTTGGTTSWAVLLVGIHVLIGQVWQLCVVWLAGRAVLVLNRPAVRRFMERATASVLVAFGLKIALESGARG; this comes from the coding sequence GTGAGCACGACCGCGTTGGTCGCGTTCGCGGTCGCGGCACTGCTGCTCACGATCACACCCGGCCTCGACACGATGATGCTGCTACGCATGGTGCTCGGCGGCGGACGCCGCGCGGGCGTCGTCGGCGGTTTCGGCACGACGCTCGGGTGCGTGGTGTGGGGTGCCGCCAGTATCGCGGGGTTGACCGCGTTGTTGATCGCGTCACGCTTCGCGTACGAGGTCGTGCGGTACGCGGGCGCGGCGTACCTGCTGTGGTTGGGCGGGTCGGCGCTGTACAAGTCGGTGCGTCGACGGCAGCTCGACGAACCGGTCGAGGTGGAACGCACCACGCCCACGCGCGCGCTGCGGATCGGGTTCATCACGAACCTGCTCAACCCGAAGATCGGCGTGTTCTACCTGAGCCTGCTCCCGCAGTTCCTGCCCACGACCGGGGGCACGACCTCGTGGGCCGTGCTGCTGGTCGGTATCCACGTCCTCATCGGGCAGGTCTGGCAGCTGTGCGTCGTGTGGCTGGCCGGGCGTGCGGTGCTCGTGTTGAACCGACCGGCCGTACGTCGGTTCATGGAGCGTGCGACGGCGTCGGTCCTGGTCGCGTTCGGACTGAAGATCGCGTTGGAGAGCGGTGCCCGAGGGTGA
- a CDS encoding uracil-xanthine permease family protein has translation MALWTVHGDGRATASGSVAPGERLSWPLTVGFGAQHLAAMIGATILVPAATGLPVTTTLLFSGIGTLLFLVVTRNRVPGYLGASFAFIAPLAAVRGEGIPAQLGGVVAAGLLVVIIGIAVKALGVRLLESVMPPVVTGAVILLIGLNLSHTATVSFAQQPMLAVVTAGVVVVCGVVGRAMWFRFSVVIGIVVGWLLGAALGVLDTRGIDRAAWFGLPELHTPELRPSVTLVVLPVVLVLVTETVGHVKAVAALTGGNLDGNVGDSIIATGLSTTFAGLAGGAGTSTTSQNVGVMGATRVYSTASYAVTGLAAVLLSFSPKVVAVFGTVPPGVLGGATVILFGVLALVGVRVWLDHRIDLTNPANLLVVGTAVVVGVGDLTLEIGALRIGGLVWGSLLVVVLYPVVRGLRVSGSRG, from the coding sequence GTGGCGTTGTGGACGGTGCACGGTGACGGGCGAGCCACCGCGAGTGGGTCCGTAGCGCCGGGTGAACGGCTCAGCTGGCCGCTCACCGTCGGCTTCGGCGCACAGCACTTGGCCGCCATGATCGGTGCCACGATCCTCGTCCCCGCGGCGACCGGACTGCCGGTCACGACCACGCTGCTGTTCTCCGGGATCGGCACGTTGCTGTTCCTGGTCGTCACCCGCAACCGGGTGCCCGGCTACCTCGGCGCGTCGTTCGCGTTCATCGCGCCCTTGGCCGCCGTGCGCGGCGAGGGAATCCCGGCCCAGTTGGGTGGTGTCGTCGCGGCCGGTCTGCTGGTGGTCATCATCGGCATCGCGGTCAAGGCACTGGGTGTGCGACTGCTCGAGTCCGTGATGCCGCCGGTCGTGACGGGCGCCGTCATCCTGCTCATCGGGCTGAACCTTTCGCATACCGCGACCGTGTCGTTTGCTCAACAGCCCATGCTGGCCGTGGTCACCGCGGGTGTCGTCGTAGTGTGCGGCGTGGTCGGTCGCGCCATGTGGTTCCGGTTCTCCGTGGTGATCGGGATCGTGGTCGGGTGGTTGCTCGGTGCCGCGCTCGGCGTACTCGACACTCGCGGGATCGACCGTGCGGCGTGGTTCGGCCTGCCCGAGCTGCACACGCCCGAGCTGCGGCCGTCGGTCACCCTGGTCGTACTGCCGGTGGTGCTGGTGCTGGTCACCGAAACGGTGGGGCACGTCAAGGCCGTCGCCGCGCTCACCGGCGGCAACCTCGACGGCAACGTCGGCGACTCGATCATCGCCACCGGGTTGTCGACCACGTTCGCCGGCCTGGCCGGTGGCGCGGGCACGTCGACGACCTCGCAGAACGTCGGCGTCATGGGCGCGACGCGCGTCTACTCCACGGCCTCGTACGCGGTCACCGGTCTGGCCGCCGTACTGCTGTCGTTCTCGCCGAAGGTCGTCGCGGTGTTCGGTACCGTGCCGCCGGGCGTGCTCGGTGGTGCGACCGTGATCCTGTTCGGTGTGCTCGCGCTCGTGGGTGTGCGCGTGTGGCTCGACCACCGGATCGACCTGACGAACCCTGCCAACCTGCTGGTCGTCGGCACGGCCGTGGTCGTCGGCGTCGGCGATCTCACGCTGGAGATCGGCGCGCTGCGGATCGGTGGCCTGGTGTGGGGCTCGCTGCTCGTCGTCGTGCTGTACCCCGTGGTACGCGGCCTGCGCGTCAGCGGATCGCGCGGTTGA
- a CDS encoding DNA polymerase IV, producing the protein MGRSANLPRGLVDRFRVRGDDKPDDGGCPMLHVDMDAFYASVEIRDDPSLAAKPVIVGGTANRGVVASANYLAREYGVRSAMPTAHARRLAPHAVFVSPNFARYQEVSRGVMSIFRDVTPLVEPLSLDEAFLDVGGALRRLRTTSAGVAALVRARVEETYGITCSVGVAPTKFLAKLASGMCKPDGLMVVPRSEVSEFLHPLPVSALWGVGARTAEQLAQVGLDTVADVAAASLPRLRRLLGISLAEHLHALAQGHDDRPVVPTVREKSIGAEETFEVDHYDRELLKLELLRLAERSTTTLRSRGLRGRTVSIKVRFADFTTITRSRTLPTPTDVTQEVYRTAVVLLHDHVPPGAIRLVGVRIEQLVERGEGEQLLLGTPEHGWRQADQAADLARTKFGTTAVRPASLLTPPPARSADPLPPRDH; encoded by the coding sequence GTGGGTCGAAGCGCGAACCTGCCACGTGGCCTCGTCGACCGATTCCGGGTCCGTGGCGACGACAAGCCGGACGACGGCGGCTGTCCGATGTTGCACGTCGACATGGATGCGTTCTACGCGTCCGTGGAGATCCGGGACGATCCCTCGTTGGCCGCCAAACCGGTGATCGTCGGCGGTACCGCGAATCGCGGTGTCGTCGCTTCGGCGAACTACCTGGCACGCGAGTACGGCGTGCGCTCGGCCATGCCGACCGCGCACGCCCGTCGGCTGGCGCCGCACGCCGTGTTCGTCTCCCCGAACTTCGCCCGGTACCAGGAGGTCTCCCGGGGTGTGATGTCGATCTTCCGCGACGTTACGCCCCTCGTCGAGCCGTTGAGCCTCGACGAGGCGTTCCTGGACGTCGGAGGCGCTCTGCGTCGTCTGCGCACAACTTCAGCCGGTGTCGCGGCACTCGTCCGGGCACGGGTGGAGGAGACGTACGGGATCACCTGCTCGGTCGGTGTGGCACCGACCAAGTTCCTGGCGAAGCTCGCATCGGGGATGTGCAAACCCGACGGCCTCATGGTCGTGCCTCGTTCGGAGGTGTCGGAGTTCCTGCACCCGCTTCCGGTCTCGGCGCTGTGGGGTGTCGGCGCGCGGACCGCTGAGCAGCTCGCCCAGGTGGGGCTGGATACCGTCGCCGACGTGGCGGCTGCCTCGCTGCCCCGACTGCGCAGACTTCTCGGCATCTCGCTGGCCGAGCATCTGCACGCCTTGGCCCAGGGCCACGACGATCGCCCCGTCGTGCCGACGGTGCGCGAGAAGTCGATCGGCGCCGAGGAGACCTTCGAAGTCGACCACTACGACCGCGAGCTGCTCAAACTCGAGCTGCTGCGGTTGGCGGAACGCTCGACGACCACCCTGCGCTCCCGTGGTCTGCGGGGGCGCACGGTGTCGATCAAGGTGCGGTTCGCCGACTTCACGACGATCACCCGGTCGCGCACGTTGCCCACCCCCACGGACGTGACCCAGGAGGTCTACCGGACAGCGGTGGTTCTGCTGCACGACCACGTTCCACCAGGCGCGATCCGACTTGTCGGTGTTCGGATCGAGCAACTCGTCGAACGGGGAGAAGGCGAGCAACTGCTGCTCGGCACCCCCGAACACGGCTGGCGACAGGCGGATCAGGCCGCGGACCTGGCGAGGACGAAGTTCGGCACCACCGCTGTCCGCCCGGCCTCGCTCCTGACTCCGCCACCCGCCAGATCGGCCGACCCGCTACCACCGCGCGATCATTGA
- a CDS encoding class I SAM-dependent methyltransferase, protein MRPDAVHSVLDAELTAARARRGGEPPRVLDVGGGSGVWAVPLAVAGCSVTVVEPSPNALATLHRRASEAGVLDRITAVQGDTDALDADGSADLVLAHGLLEVVDDADVALGALAASAASGGAVSVLVPNRFAAVLHRALAGKLVDARRLLDTPGPADRPRRFDVADLEALVVGAGLKLEVLQGHGVVSDLVPGAVLESSPGAADALAELELAASRRPPLRDVAARLHVLARKP, encoded by the coding sequence ATGCGACCGGACGCCGTACACAGCGTGCTCGACGCGGAGCTGACCGCCGCACGTGCCCGGCGGGGCGGCGAACCGCCCCGGGTGCTCGACGTGGGCGGGGGCAGCGGCGTCTGGGCCGTGCCTCTGGCCGTGGCCGGATGCTCGGTCACGGTCGTCGAACCGAGCCCGAACGCGCTCGCCACGTTGCACCGCCGTGCCTCCGAGGCGGGCGTGCTCGACCGGATCACCGCGGTCCAGGGGGACACCGACGCGTTGGACGCGGACGGCAGCGCCGATCTCGTGCTCGCGCACGGTCTGCTGGAAGTCGTCGACGACGCCGACGTGGCGCTGGGCGCGTTGGCGGCTTCGGCCGCGTCGGGCGGTGCCGTGTCGGTGCTCGTGCCGAACCGCTTCGCCGCCGTGCTGCACCGCGCGCTCGCGGGCAAGCTCGTCGACGCCCGTCGACTGCTCGACACGCCGGGACCCGCGGACCGGCCACGTCGGTTCGACGTGGCGGACCTGGAGGCGCTCGTCGTGGGAGCGGGACTGAAACTCGAGGTGCTCCAAGGGCACGGTGTCGTCTCCGATCTCGTCCCCGGCGCCGTGCTGGAGTCCAGCCCCGGCGCCGCCGATGCGTTGGCGGAATTGGAACTCGCCGCGTCCCGACGCCCGCCGTTGCGCGATGTCGCGGCACGGCTGCACGTGCTCGCACGCAAGCCCTGA
- a CDS encoding DNA-formamidopyrimidine glycosylase family protein: MPEGDTVFLAGHRLNEALAGRTLVRGELRHPRWATADLGGREVSEVRSVGKHLFTRFSDGLSLHSHFRMDGAWHLYRPGERWKRPVHQVRALLEIVDRVVVGFALHDLELLPTAHEDRIVGHLGPDLLAEGWSDAHETEAVARLVTEPDRELGLALLDQRVVAGIGNLYKAEVCFLLGVSPWSAVRTVDARDAVRLSRKLLLANAWHPEQTTTGLSVRGRQHWVFERQGRPCLRCGTRVRVSGQGAGVRERPAYWCPRCQPGPIA, translated from the coding sequence GTGCCCGAGGGTGACACCGTCTTCCTCGCCGGTCACCGCCTGAACGAGGCGTTGGCCGGGCGGACGCTGGTCCGCGGCGAACTGCGCCATCCACGATGGGCGACCGCGGATCTGGGCGGCCGGGAGGTGTCGGAGGTCCGCTCGGTCGGCAAGCACCTGTTCACCCGGTTCTCCGATGGTCTGAGCCTGCACAGTCACTTCCGCATGGACGGTGCCTGGCACCTGTACCGGCCCGGTGAACGGTGGAAGCGTCCCGTGCACCAGGTGCGTGCGCTGTTGGAGATCGTCGACCGGGTCGTGGTCGGGTTCGCGTTGCACGACCTCGAACTGCTCCCGACCGCGCACGAGGACAGGATCGTCGGCCACCTCGGGCCCGATCTGCTGGCCGAGGGCTGGTCGGATGCGCACGAAACCGAAGCTGTCGCACGGCTCGTCACAGAACCGGACCGCGAACTCGGGCTCGCGCTACTTGATCAACGTGTCGTCGCGGGTATCGGCAATTTGTACAAGGCGGAGGTGTGCTTCCTCCTCGGCGTGTCACCGTGGAGCGCTGTGCGCACGGTCGACGCACGCGACGCCGTGCGCCTCTCACGAAAGCTGCTCCTGGCCAACGCGTGGCACCCGGAGCAGACCACAACCGGACTGTCGGTCCGCGGTCGGCAGCACTGGGTGTTCGAACGTCAGGGCCGTCCGTGTCTGCGGTGCGGCACGCGTGTGCGCGTATCCGGTCAAGGTGCCGGGGTCCGGGAACGGCCCGCGTACTGGTGCCCGCGCTGCCAACCGGGACCCATCGCTTAG
- a CDS encoding sigma-70 family RNA polymerase sigma factor translates to MEDHTEPSLGVDRGLDDRVRAAVGGDRYAIDRLLECIRPLVVRYCRARVGRQEKSYASADDVAQEVCLAVLTALPSYRDTGRPFLAFVYGIAAHKVADAHRASLRNRAEPVPDVPDAPADAVGPEQHALRTELSSQMGRMLRTLPDKQQEILLLRVVVGLSAEETAAVVGYSAGAVRVAQHRALSRLRRTIEEKRKVRQG, encoded by the coding sequence ATGGAGGACCACACAGAACCGTCCTTAGGCGTCGATCGAGGTCTCGATGACCGGGTGCGTGCCGCGGTCGGCGGTGACCGGTACGCGATCGACCGTCTGTTGGAGTGCATTCGGCCGCTCGTCGTGCGCTATTGCCGTGCCCGGGTCGGTCGTCAGGAGAAGTCGTACGCGTCGGCGGACGACGTCGCGCAGGAGGTGTGCCTCGCCGTCCTGACGGCGTTGCCGTCGTACCGGGATACCGGACGACCGTTCCTGGCGTTCGTCTACGGCATCGCCGCGCATAAGGTCGCCGATGCGCACCGCGCGTCGCTGCGCAACCGGGCCGAGCCTGTCCCGGATGTGCCGGATGCGCCCGCCGACGCGGTGGGTCCTGAGCAGCACGCGTTGCGGACGGAGTTGTCGTCGCAGATGGGGCGCATGCTGCGCACGTTGCCCGACAAGCAGCAGGAGATCCTGTTGCTACGCGTTGTGGTCGGGTTGTCGGCCGAGGAGACCGCGGCCGTGGTCGGGTACTCGGCGGGTGCGGTGCGCGTGGCGCAGCACCGTGCTTTGTCGCGACTCCGGCGCACGATCGAAGAGAAGCGCAAGGTACGTCAAGGCTGA